ATTCATTAATAGAAAAAAATTTTAAAGAAAATGATACATATTCTTTAACTTCTATACTATATTTTTTCCTATTTAATAAGATATTTCCAGATATTAGTGAAATAAAATATCTAGAAATAAATCATGATAATAAAAAAATTGAAAAATTTCTTAAAAAAGGATTATCTTTTAATAAAGAAAATAGATTTTCTAATATCTCACAAATGATAAATTTGATAGGTGATATAATTGAAGAATTATAATAAAAATGATTTGCTATTAAAAAATAATTATGAACTATATGAAATAGCAAAAAAAGAAAATATTATTTCAAAGTATGATTTCGAGATAAAGAGAGATAAACTTATTATGAATATATTAAAAAACAATGAGTATATAAATAATATTTATATAGATGAATATTCAGAAGAGGGATATAGCTATTTACAAAATTATTTTGAAAATAATTTAAGATTGATAGAATACGAAAAATATGATTTTTATTTAGAAGAATTGATAATATATAAGGAAATAGTAACTAAAACTTTTGTAAAAATAAAAAAAAGTAAAATAGTTGATAAGAATATAGTGCTACTTGTAAATGAGTATAGATATATTTATGGTATATTTACAGTTAATATAATAGAAATTTACGATGAGTACTATAAATGTGAATTAACATTAATACCTGAATTAAATAGAATTACTTCGAATTTTAATAATGAAAAAATATTTTATGCTTTTATTCAAGACTCAAAAGATTTATATGATATATATTATGACAAATATAAAAAAGATGTTTTAAATGATAGCCTATATACATATATAGTACCAATTATTAGATATAAAATAATGAGTAATATAATTAAAATACCTAATCTATATGTTAAATTAGGTATAGACTATATAGAATCAAAATTTTTAAAAGAGAATTTTTTCTTTGAAATTTCTAATTTAGAAAATAATATATCGCTTAATTTTGGATCTATAGTAAAAAACATTTTAGTTGAAAATAATTATAAGGTAAATAGAAGTTTTTTTACAAAAATAGAATATGTATTAAATATGTATGATGAAGAAATAGTAATTAAAGATGAAAATCTAAATAGTAGAATAGTTAAATTTTATGATTTATACATAAAATTTATTAAATATTATGTAAATAAAATTGAATATAAAATAAAACAAAAAATAGAAAATGTGATTATACTTAAAAATGAAGAAGATAGTACAAATAATTATTATAGTTTAGAATGTATTAATAATTTGAAATATTTTAATGGTAAAGATAGAGAGTACACATATATATTATCGGACCTTGAATATTTTAAGATAATTTATGTTAAACACAATGTAAAAAATAATAAAGTTACATATAAATTAAATATAACAGCTCAAGTAATTCATGAAAATAATTTTTTGACAGAATTTAATTTTTTAAATCTTGTAATTGAGTATTTAAAAAATAACAAAGAATCAATTTTTGAAAATAGTATAAATATGTTTAAGTATTTGAAAGAAAATAAAGATATAGAAATTAGTGTTTCAAAAGAATATGACATAAAGATTAGAGAAGAAGCAAAATTACTGGTAAAAAATTATTTTAAAAATATAGAAATGAAGGAAAGTCGTGATTTGGATGATATAATAGTCTATCTTTCTTTTAAATCTATATATAGTTTTTTTGATAATTTTAAAATAATAGATATATTAAAGAAATTTTCTAATATTAAATTAGCTGGTAAGCTAGTTCATACAAGTTCATTTATTGAGGTTTTAAAAGAATTTATACCTGGAAAAATAATAGATTATAAAAAAGAGGTAAATGAATCAGAAATTTTTGAAATTATAGATGATTTTGAGAAGAAAAAAAGTAAGGGGAATATTAGTTTAGAATATAAATACATTCCTTTAAAATATGATATAATACTATCCTATAATAATTATTTAAGTGAAAAAATAAAAATAATTTCTTTTTATGAAAATATTACAAATTTTATAGATAAAGATAAAAATACAATTTTTGTTGAACTTAATGTTGAAAAAATATACCAATTCAAAGAAAATGTATATAATAATGTGAAAATATATTTACCTGAAAAATATATAGAACTTGATGAAAATGAATTACTACGCACAGATGAGTTAGGTATTAAAGATATTGAGTTAGATGAGGTAATAAATGATATAGTTAGAATATTTTTTTCATTTAGTAAAAAAAATATTATTAGATTATGCTATGTAAAACGTAATGAAGATCAGCTATATTGTAGTTTTGATGAATTAAAATTATGTGAAAATTGACAAATATAAATAAATTATGATATACTATATTGATTCAGAAACGGAGGTAGAATGAGAAAATTACTAGTTATACTTTTATTAGGTTTAACTTTTTCATCAGTTAATGCTAATGAAAATATTAATAGTAGTCATATCGAAAATGTTGAAGTCAATAACTCTGACATTAAAGAATTAATATCAGAATTAAAAGGAGAGCAAGAAGAAAATAAAGATAAAGCTTATGACCTAAACATTGAAATTAAAGAACAAAGTCCAGTAGAAGAAGAAACAGATAAAAAGAAAGAAAATAAAGAAGAAAATGAAACACAAGAGGTTGTAGAAACTAAAGTATATGAAACAGGTATTGCTTCATATTATGGTGAAAGATGGAACGGTAGAAAAACTGCCAGTGGAGAAATATTTGATACTTGGAAAATTTCTGCAGCACATAAAAAATTACCTTTTGGTACAAAAGTAAAAGTAACAAACATAAAAAATGGGAAATCTGTAATTGTTAGAATAAATGATAGAGGACCTTTTGTTAAAGGTAGAGTTATAGATTTAAGTAAAGCTGCTTTTAAACAAATTGAAGATTTAAATAAAGGTATTACCAAAGTTAAATTGGAAATTGTTAAATAATGTTTTGTTGACTTTGTTTAAAATGACTATAAATTTAATTAAAAATATAAGTTCAGATTATTCTGAACTTTTTCTATTATTTGATAAAATATAACTTTTATGATATAATGAATAGTAAAAATATAAAAAAATCGAAAGGGGAAAAAATGTTTCAAAAATTAGATGAAGTAGTTGAAAAATATGATGAAATTAATAGATTGCTGATGACACCGGAAGTCTTATCAGATCCTAAAAAATTAATGGAATATAATAAAAGTTTAAGTCAAATGTCTGAAATAGTTGAAAAATATCTAGCATATAAATCAAAAAAAGAGGCGTTGGATCAATATAAATCAGATTTAAAAACTGAAAAAGATGAAGAAATGATAGAAATGTTAAATATGGAAATAGATTCTATAGAAGAATCAATTCCACAATTAGAAGAAGAATTAAAAATATTATTATTACCTAAAGATCCAAATGATGAAAAGAATGTTATTGTTGAATTAAGAGCTGGTGCTGGAGGAGACGAAGCTGCATTATTTGTTTCTGATATATTCCGTATGTTTACAAGATATGCTGAAAGAAATAGATGGAAAACTGAAATTATAGATAAAAATGAGATAGGAGTAGGTGGGCTAAAAGAAATAACTTTCTTAATTAGTGGTAAAGGTGCATATTCAAGATTAAAATTTGAAAGTGGAGTACATAGGGTACAAAGAGTTCCTGACACTGAGGCATCAGGAAGAATACATACATCAACTATAACTGTTGCTGTATTACCAGAAATTGATGATGTTGAACAAGTTGAAATAAATCCATCGGATTTA
The nucleotide sequence above comes from Streptobacillus felis. Encoded proteins:
- a CDS encoding septal ring lytic transglycosylase RlpA family protein, giving the protein MRKLLVILLLGLTFSSVNANENINSSHIENVEVNNSDIKELISELKGEQEENKDKAYDLNIEIKEQSPVEEETDKKKENKEENETQEVVETKVYETGIASYYGERWNGRKTASGEIFDTWKISAAHKKLPFGTKVKVTNIKNGKSVIVRINDRGPFVKGRVIDLSKAAFKQIEDLNKGITKVKLEIVK
- the prfA gene encoding peptide chain release factor 1 produces the protein MFQKLDEVVEKYDEINRLLMTPEVLSDPKKLMEYNKSLSQMSEIVEKYLAYKSKKEALDQYKSDLKTEKDEEMIEMLNMEIDSIEESIPQLEEELKILLLPKDPNDEKNVIVELRAGAGGDEAALFVSDIFRMFTRYAERNRWKTEIIDKNEIGVGGLKEITFLISGKGAYSRLKFESGVHRVQRVPDTEASGRIHTSTITVAVLPEIDDVEQVEINPSDLQIDTYRSSGAGGQHVNTTDSAVRITHKPTGIVVTSQDGRSQIKNKEAAMKVLASKLYEIEVEKQRSSVEAERRSQVGTGDRSEKIRTYNYPQGRVTDHRIKLTLHRLDAILDGALDEIIDALIAFNQAELLKNSGEN